In Vreelandella piezotolerans, one genomic interval encodes:
- a CDS encoding magnesium transporter CorA family protein has translation MIRCLLTTPEGDVREGDIRLMDEWMRMPTAHLWVDMKGESEAQEREILERFECHPMAIQDAHKERHPPKIEEFDNHTLIIYRGISSFDAQLNFVPQQICFFVGERFLVTLHPGEAMSIERLLNEHGKTLLAQSPEQVALRVMYTSAGFYIDSLLEFETELSDLEDELLDNGNDVLMRKITTYRSRLVKMRRIFSYHKGITQELTAYDYAHLPRGESETLHAITDVEERFERLYTLTQMYYDICGDLVDGYISISSHQLNITMRVLTVITAIFVPLTFIAGIYGMNFEYMPELSYQYGYFFVWGAMLGIGGVLIWLFKRKRWF, from the coding sequence ATGATTCGTTGTCTATTGACCACCCCAGAGGGCGACGTGCGCGAGGGCGACATTCGCCTGATGGACGAGTGGATGCGCATGCCCACAGCACACTTGTGGGTCGACATGAAAGGAGAGAGCGAAGCGCAGGAGCGTGAGATACTGGAGCGCTTCGAGTGTCACCCGATGGCCATACAAGACGCCCACAAAGAGCGCCATCCGCCGAAAATCGAAGAGTTCGACAATCACACGCTGATCATCTATCGCGGCATTTCCTCGTTCGATGCCCAGCTAAACTTCGTACCTCAGCAGATCTGTTTCTTCGTCGGCGAACGCTTTTTGGTGACCTTGCACCCCGGCGAGGCGATGAGTATCGAACGCTTACTCAATGAGCACGGCAAAACGCTATTGGCCCAGTCACCCGAGCAGGTGGCACTGAGAGTGATGTACACCTCGGCGGGCTTTTATATCGATAGCTTGCTGGAATTCGAAACGGAGCTCAGTGATCTCGAGGACGAGCTGCTAGACAATGGTAACGACGTGTTGATGCGTAAAATCACCACGTATCGCTCGCGTCTGGTCAAAATGCGCCGGATCTTCAGCTATCACAAAGGCATCACCCAAGAGCTGACGGCGTACGACTACGCGCACTTGCCGCGAGGCGAAAGCGAAACGCTGCATGCCATAACCGATGTCGAAGAACGTTTCGAGCGACTCTACACCCTAACGCAAATGTACTACGACATTTGTGGCGATCTCGTCGACGGCTATATCTCCATTTCATCACACCAGTTGAACATCACCATGCGGGTGTTGACGGTGATTACCGCTATTTTCGTCCCGCTAACCTTTATCGCCGGTATTTACGGCATGAACTTCGAGTACATGCCAGAACTGAGCTATCAGTACGGCTACTTTTTCGTTTGGGGGGCCATGCTAGGGATTGGTGGGGTGCTCATTTGGCTGTTCAAACGGAAACGCTGGTTTTAA
- a CDS encoding diguanylate cyclase domain-containing protein encodes MSHLLPPNETARLAALNELALLDTPNEPVFDRITRLVTVLLGVPKSTISLIDTDRQWFKSQVGMAVSETPRDVAFCAYTVLEDEPLVVEDAQQDARFVTNPYVMTPGGIRFYAGIPLRSSQGLVLGSLCAMDSQPRSLSDQEKAAMQDLADIVIGEIHLRERLINEQKIRAATQQALTALHQSLEQRIEQRTRELNLVIESAYDAYLSVDEQGRVLDWNHAAETMFGWRRKEALTRPITSLMFPDGITSDDVAMPVTGEALRRDGVRLPVEVRLKRFEVNGRPRRSLFIHDITERQQLERLRDQQAREDVLTRLPNRRALDERLPEAMARVRRTLAPLAVLFLDLDGFKRINDQHGHAMGDELLRDIASRLQRTVRETDFVARWAGDEFVVLLEGVTSDAPEPLAHKLIEVIEEPLSAGGVTLQVSTSIGVALFVHDAAETPQELLKRADEAMYNAKRAGKARIALARPADTSAPH; translated from the coding sequence ATGAGCCACCTGTTACCCCCCAACGAAACTGCCCGTTTGGCTGCGCTTAACGAACTGGCCCTCCTGGATACGCCAAACGAGCCCGTTTTCGATCGGATCACGCGATTGGTCACCGTGCTGCTCGGCGTTCCTAAATCTACCATCAGTCTGATCGACACCGATCGTCAGTGGTTCAAGTCTCAAGTGGGCATGGCGGTATCGGAAACACCTAGGGACGTCGCGTTTTGTGCTTACACGGTACTCGAAGATGAGCCGCTAGTGGTCGAAGACGCTCAGCAAGACGCACGCTTCGTGACCAATCCCTACGTGATGACACCTGGCGGCATCCGTTTTTATGCCGGGATACCGCTGCGTAGTTCACAAGGGCTGGTCCTCGGATCGCTATGCGCCATGGACAGCCAGCCACGCAGCTTAAGTGACCAAGAAAAGGCTGCGATGCAAGATTTGGCCGATATCGTGATTGGCGAAATCCACCTGCGCGAACGGCTCATCAACGAGCAGAAGATTCGTGCCGCCACTCAGCAGGCGCTCACGGCGCTGCATCAAAGCCTCGAGCAGCGTATCGAGCAGCGAACCCGCGAACTCAATCTGGTGATCGAGTCGGCATATGATGCCTATTTGAGCGTCGATGAGCAGGGGCGCGTGCTGGATTGGAACCATGCAGCCGAGACCATGTTCGGCTGGCGTCGCAAAGAAGCCCTCACTCGACCGATTACATCGCTCATGTTTCCCGACGGAATCACCAGTGACGATGTCGCCATGCCAGTGACCGGAGAAGCCCTACGGCGCGATGGCGTTCGCTTGCCGGTCGAGGTGCGACTGAAGCGTTTCGAGGTGAATGGCCGCCCACGCCGCAGCTTGTTCATTCACGACATTACCGAACGCCAGCAGCTAGAGCGCCTACGCGACCAGCAGGCCCGAGAAGACGTGCTCACCCGTTTGCCCAACCGCCGCGCCCTAGATGAGCGTTTGCCGGAGGCAATGGCACGGGTACGCCGTACGCTCGCACCGCTGGCCGTGCTGTTTCTAGACCTCGATGGGTTCAAACGCATTAACGATCAGCACGGCCATGCCATGGGGGACGAGCTGCTGCGCGACATCGCGAGCCGTCTCCAGCGAACCGTCCGCGAGACGGATTTCGTTGCCCGATGGGCGGGAGATGAGTTCGTCGTGCTGCTTGAGGGGGTGACCAGCGACGCACCGGAGCCGCTGGCCCATAAGCTGATCGAGGTGATCGAGGAGCCGCTCAGCGCAGGTGGCGTGACCCTGCAAGTAAGTACCAGCATTGGTGTGGCGCTGTTCGTCCACGACGCGGCGGAGACACCTCAGGAGTTATTGAAGCGCGCCGATGAGGCCATGTACAACGCCAAACGCGCAGGCAAAGCGCGTATCGCGCTGGCACGTCCGGCGGATACGTCTGCCCCCCATTAA
- a CDS encoding sodium:solute symporter family transporter — translation MPYLTSFVLGAALCCFAFLGLRARFSGGSLDDYVTARNSQTSATLGLSFLASGMGAWILFAPPEIGAFVGPVALLGYALGSALPFIVLGLYGPKIRQALPEGRSIAEFADACYGKGVRHFVAIVSVAYMGCFLAAELTAIGAITALLSDVPPAVVIIGVALTTLVYTVMGGLRASLATDRWQAWLLLALLLAVASVTLWRLPSMPNDAQLPSLPIGSSLSVALTLVIAVTAANLFHQGYWQRVWAAQDDASLGRGAWLGGGLTVLVVMVIGGVGIMAAMSGVSLGEPPMPFFALLSDAPVWITLPSLVLAVTLVTSSVDTLQNGIASLWANGHRAEALNKARWLTVAIMLPVIVIALQGLSVLRLFLIADLLCAAIVVPVLLGLWQRMTPMAAISGGFAGLVGAVLPGWIGQGSVSAGVMAATFPGSVPTLGPFVGALLLSTTVSVALALVSRQRVEVR, via the coding sequence ATGCCTTACCTAACGTCTTTCGTGTTAGGCGCAGCGTTATGCTGCTTTGCTTTTCTGGGTCTTCGGGCACGCTTCAGTGGCGGCTCGTTGGATGACTATGTCACCGCTCGTAATTCGCAAACGTCGGCCACCCTGGGGCTCTCCTTTTTGGCGTCCGGTATGGGGGCTTGGATACTCTTTGCACCCCCTGAAATCGGCGCATTCGTAGGGCCCGTGGCGCTACTGGGCTATGCCCTTGGCTCGGCGCTGCCGTTCATCGTTTTGGGTCTCTACGGGCCTAAGATACGCCAAGCACTGCCCGAGGGACGCAGCATTGCCGAGTTTGCCGACGCCTGCTATGGCAAGGGGGTACGCCATTTCGTGGCGATCGTTTCCGTGGCTTACATGGGCTGCTTCCTGGCTGCTGAACTCACCGCCATCGGGGCGATTACCGCGCTACTCTCCGACGTGCCTCCCGCTGTGGTGATCATCGGGGTGGCGCTCACCACGCTGGTGTACACCGTCATGGGCGGGCTGCGGGCAAGCTTGGCCACCGACCGCTGGCAAGCGTGGCTGCTTTTGGCGCTGCTGCTCGCCGTCGCCAGCGTGACGCTCTGGCGACTGCCCAGTATGCCGAATGACGCACAACTCCCGTCGCTCCCCATCGGCAGCTCGCTCAGCGTGGCGTTGACGCTGGTGATCGCCGTGACGGCGGCTAACTTGTTTCACCAAGGCTATTGGCAGCGGGTATGGGCGGCCCAAGACGACGCGAGCCTGGGGCGCGGTGCCTGGTTGGGTGGCGGCTTGACCGTACTGGTCGTCATGGTGATTGGTGGCGTAGGTATCATGGCAGCGATGAGCGGGGTCAGTCTCGGCGAGCCGCCCATGCCGTTTTTTGCGCTGCTTAGTGATGCCCCGGTATGGATCACGCTGCCTTCATTGGTACTGGCCGTCACGCTGGTCACCTCGAGCGTCGACACCTTACAAAACGGCATTGCGTCGCTGTGGGCCAATGGTCACCGGGCCGAGGCCCTCAACAAGGCGCGCTGGCTCACCGTGGCGATCATGCTGCCTGTGATCGTGATTGCCTTGCAAGGGCTCTCCGTGCTGCGGCTATTTTTGATTGCCGATCTGCTGTGTGCAGCGATAGTGGTGCCGGTGCTGCTGGGTTTGTGGCAGCGTATGACACCGATGGCAGCAATAAGCGGCGGGTTTGCGGGGCTTGTAGGGGCCGTGCTGCCTGGCTGGATCGGTCAGGGCAGCGTCAGCGCAGGGGTAATGGCCGCCACGTTCCCCGGCAGCGTACCGACGTTAGGCCCGTTCGTAGGGGCGCTGCTACTCTCAACAACGGTCAGCGTGGCGTTGGCTCTGGTGAGCCGTCAACGTGTCGAAGTCCGTTAA
- a CDS encoding peroxidase-related enzyme (This protein belongs to a clade of uncharacterized proteins related to peroxidases such as the alkylhydroperoxidase AhpD.): protein MAASISRFKLPDTLDNVPNDIREAMLAVQEKAGFVPNVFLMLAHRPDEFRAFFAYHDALMERPSETLTKAEKEMIVVATSARNRCLYCVVAHGALVRIYSKDPLLADNIAINHRVAGLSERHRLMLDFALHSAIDLGEFSDEWQARLEAVGFTLDDCWDIGAIAAFFGMSNRLVTLAGTPPNAEFYLMGRVPKKVE from the coding sequence ATGGCTGCATCGATCAGTCGGTTCAAACTTCCTGACACTCTGGATAATGTTCCCAATGATATTCGGGAAGCCATGTTGGCCGTGCAGGAGAAAGCGGGCTTCGTGCCCAACGTATTTTTGATGTTGGCTCACCGACCCGACGAGTTTCGCGCTTTTTTTGCGTATCACGATGCGTTGATGGAGCGACCATCGGAGACGCTGACCAAAGCAGAGAAAGAGATGATTGTCGTTGCGACCAGTGCCCGCAATCGCTGCTTGTACTGTGTCGTCGCCCATGGCGCGCTGGTGCGTATCTACAGTAAAGATCCGTTACTGGCCGATAATATCGCCATCAACCATCGTGTGGCGGGATTGAGCGAGCGTCATCGGTTGATGCTCGACTTTGCACTGCACAGTGCCATCGATCTGGGCGAGTTTTCAGACGAATGGCAGGCGCGTTTAGAGGCAGTGGGGTTCACACTGGATGATTGCTGGGACATCGGTGCCATTGCCGCGTTTTTTGGCATGTCCAACCGCTTGGTGACACTAGCTGGAACACCGCCCAACGCCGAGTTTTACCTGATGGGGCGTGTCCCCAAGAAAGTGGAATAA